Proteins encoded by one window of Bauldia sp.:
- a CDS encoding HD-GYP domain-containing protein produces the protein MPPATTLKIISPTPAADEEALRLSELLSALSHALDLTEGQPEGHCVRCCWIGTAIGRELGLAETELWELYYTLLLKDVGCSSNAARISALYKTDDLLFKHDVKIVGTSLPALLGFVVSHTAGAASLADRVQTILSVVPQTPRVANEIIKTRCERGADIARRLRFSERVASGIHDLDEHWDGSGNPAGKKGEAIPVYARIALLAQVVDVFNTAYGRIETRKEVARRAGSWFDPALVAAFTRAQGKLGFWEGLASPHLESTILELEPGRQAKTLDDDFLDDIAEAFAEVVDSKSPYTSGHSSRVAAFADMIAAELGFPEERRRWLKRGALLHDIGKLGVSSAILDKPARLTTAERDAMRQHAALTETILSRIAAFAELARVAGAHHERLDGKGYPHGLAGDEIAMETRILTTADIFDALTAKRPYRDALPEDTALEIMAAEVGSAIDPRCFTALRIALAKRRT, from the coding sequence GTGCCGCCTGCCACCACGCTTAAAATTATCTCGCCCACGCCGGCGGCCGACGAAGAGGCGCTCCGCCTCTCCGAGCTTCTGAGCGCGCTGAGCCATGCGCTGGACCTGACCGAGGGCCAGCCGGAAGGGCACTGCGTCCGCTGCTGCTGGATCGGCACCGCGATCGGCCGCGAGCTCGGCCTCGCCGAGACCGAGTTGTGGGAACTCTACTACACGCTGCTCCTCAAGGACGTCGGCTGCTCGTCCAACGCCGCCCGCATCTCCGCGCTCTACAAGACCGACGATCTGCTGTTCAAGCACGACGTCAAGATCGTCGGCACCAGCCTGCCGGCGCTGCTCGGCTTCGTCGTCTCGCACACCGCCGGCGCCGCGAGCCTCGCCGACCGCGTGCAGACGATCCTGTCGGTCGTGCCGCAGACCCCGCGCGTCGCTAACGAGATTATCAAGACGCGCTGCGAGCGCGGGGCCGACATCGCCCGCCGCCTGCGCTTCTCGGAACGCGTCGCGAGCGGCATCCACGACCTCGACGAACATTGGGACGGCAGCGGCAACCCCGCCGGCAAGAAGGGCGAGGCGATCCCGGTCTATGCCCGCATCGCGCTGCTGGCGCAGGTCGTCGATGTGTTCAACACTGCCTACGGCCGCATCGAGACGCGCAAGGAAGTCGCCCGCCGCGCCGGCTCGTGGTTCGACCCGGCGCTGGTCGCAGCCTTCACGCGCGCGCAGGGCAAGCTCGGCTTCTGGGAGGGGCTGGCCTCGCCGCACCTCGAAAGCACCATCCTCGAGCTTGAGCCGGGCCGCCAGGCCAAGACTCTGGATGACGATTTCCTCGACGATATTGCCGAAGCCTTCGCCGAGGTCGTCGACTCGAAAAGCCCGTATACCAGCGGCCATTCCTCGCGGGTCGCCGCCTTTGCCGACATGATCGCCGCCGAGCTGGGCTTCCCGGAGGAACGCCGCCGCTGGCTGAAGCGCGGCGCGCTGCTCCACGATATCGGCAAGCTCGGCGTCTCCAGCGCCATCCTCGACAAGCCCGCCCGGTTGACCACCGCGGAGCGCGACGCCATGCGCCAGCACGCCGCCCTGACCGAGACGATCCTGTCGCGCATCGCCGCCTTCGCCGAACTCGCCCGCGTCGCCGGCGCCCATCACGAGCGCCTCGACGGCAAGGGCTACCCGCACGGCCTCGCCGGCGACGAGATCGCGATGGAAACGCGCATTCTGACGACCGCCGACATCTTCGACGCGCTGACCGCCAAGCGGCCCTACCGCGACGCCCTGCCGGAAGACACCGCGCTGGAGATCATGGCGGCCGAAGTCGGCAGCGCGATCGACCCGCGCTGCTTCACCGCGCTCCGGATCGCGCTGGCGAAGCGCCGCACCTAG
- a CDS encoding phosphotransferase, with product MTDATAATREKHAIERAARLPIWKGKVTPVRLPGGITNMNFTVEDAGERYVVRVGDDIPVHQILRFNEHAASKAAFDSGVSPEVVHIEAGILVIRYIAGTTLTAADVRDPARLTRIVPMLKRVHRDMPHHLRGPLLAFWVFHVIRDYAHTLTERKSRHAPRLPELVDIAEGLELEVGPVDFVFGHNDLLPSNFIDDGKRIWVIDWDYAGWNSPLFDLSNLASNAEFSPEQEERLLVAYFGRTPDQRLWTSYNAMKCASLLRETMWSMVSEITSQLDFDYAAYTEDYLGRFVAANAARKARQRA from the coding sequence ATGACGGACGCGACGGCGGCCACGCGGGAGAAGCACGCCATAGAGCGCGCCGCCCGCCTGCCGATCTGGAAGGGCAAGGTCACGCCGGTGCGGCTGCCCGGCGGCATCACCAACATGAATTTCACGGTCGAGGACGCCGGCGAGCGCTACGTCGTGCGCGTCGGCGACGACATTCCCGTCCACCAGATCCTGCGTTTCAACGAACACGCCGCCTCCAAGGCCGCGTTCGACTCCGGCGTCTCGCCCGAGGTCGTGCACATCGAGGCCGGCATCCTCGTCATCCGCTACATCGCCGGCACGACGCTCACCGCCGCCGACGTCCGCGACCCGGCGCGGCTGACGCGCATCGTGCCGATGCTTAAGCGCGTCCACCGCGACATGCCGCACCATCTGCGCGGCCCGCTGCTCGCCTTCTGGGTGTTCCACGTCATCCGCGACTACGCCCACACGCTCACGGAGCGGAAGAGCCGCCACGCGCCGCGTCTGCCGGAACTGGTCGATATCGCCGAGGGTCTCGAGCTCGAGGTCGGCCCAGTCGACTTCGTCTTCGGCCACAACGACCTGCTGCCATCGAACTTCATCGACGACGGCAAGCGCATCTGGGTGATCGACTGGGACTACGCCGGCTGGAACTCGCCGCTGTTCGATCTGTCGAACCTCGCCTCCAACGCCGAATTCTCGCCCGAGCAGGAGGAGCGCCTGCTGGTCGCCTACTTTGGCCGCACGCCCGACCAGCGTCTGTGGACCAGCTACAACGCGATGAAATGCGCCTCGCTGCTGCGCGAAACGATGTGGAGCATGGTGTCGGAGATCACATCGCAGCTCGATTTCGACTACGCCGCCTACACCGAGGATTATCTCGGCCGCTTCGTCGCCGCCAACGCCGCGCGCAAGGCCCGCCAGCGCGCCTAG
- a CDS encoding FAD-dependent oxidoreductase has product MIPDRAGVVVIGGGIIGCSTAYHLARDHKADVVLIERGKLTGGSTWHAAGLVGQLRSSASITQVLRCSVELYKKLEAETGLATGWRQTGCLRLATNADRWTEFRRQATTAGSFGLDMHLLSPAEARKLWPLLETHDLVGATFMPSDGQASPSDIAQSLARGARTHGAKFHEGVACTGFDVRDGRVVGVRTSEGTIACEKVVVCAGLWSRQVAALAGVSVPLQPVKHQYVITEKIAGIEPGMATIRDPDLRTYFKEEVGGLVFGGYEPDPVAWVTGDAPDDFEFQLLEDDWGHFEQHMSAALQRIPALETAGIKQMINGPESFTPDGNFILGEAPEVRNFFVGAGFNAFGIASGGGAGWVLADWVARGEQPMDLWVVDIRRFSELHKDKAWTRERTLEAYGKHYTVAYPLEEYESGRPRIVSPLYERLKTRRAVFGSKLGWERANWFAPESVEPRDVYTFGRGNWFDHVGREHEACRERVAIFDQSSFAKFEMRGRDAAKALSWIAANDVAKAPGRLTYTQLLNSRGGIECDLTVARLAEDHFYIVTGTGFRTHDFAWIRQNTPLGLDATLTDVTEQYGTLSLFGPRARDVLAAVTDADISNAAFPFGAVRELTLAGRKVRALRVTYVGELGWELHMPIADTGVVFDALIAAGAPHGIAPAGYRAIESLRLEKGYRAWGQDITPNDTPLQAGLGWAVKLKSAQPFLGREAVEKSATAPLVKRLMTFTVADPKIALVGRETIFRNGERVGYLTSGGWGYTVGANIGMGYVRNPAGVSDEYLNSGTYELEVATVRVPAALHVGPLYDPAGSRIKA; this is encoded by the coding sequence ATGATTCCCGATCGGGCGGGCGTCGTCGTCATCGGCGGCGGGATCATCGGCTGCTCCACCGCCTACCATCTCGCCCGTGACCACAAGGCCGATGTCGTGCTGATCGAGCGCGGCAAGCTGACCGGCGGCTCGACCTGGCACGCCGCCGGACTCGTCGGCCAGCTCCGCTCGTCGGCATCGATCACGCAGGTGCTGCGTTGCTCGGTCGAGCTCTACAAGAAGCTCGAGGCCGAGACCGGGCTCGCCACCGGCTGGCGCCAGACCGGCTGCCTGCGGCTCGCCACCAACGCCGACCGCTGGACCGAATTCCGTCGCCAGGCGACGACCGCCGGCTCCTTCGGCCTCGACATGCATCTGCTGTCGCCGGCGGAGGCGAGGAAACTCTGGCCGCTGCTTGAGACGCACGATCTCGTCGGCGCGACCTTCATGCCGAGCGACGGGCAGGCTTCGCCCTCCGACATTGCCCAGTCGCTGGCACGAGGCGCGCGCACCCACGGCGCGAAATTCCACGAGGGCGTCGCCTGCACCGGCTTCGACGTCCGCGACGGCCGCGTCGTCGGCGTCCGCACCAGCGAGGGGACCATTGCGTGCGAGAAGGTCGTCGTCTGCGCCGGCCTCTGGTCGCGCCAGGTAGCGGCGCTCGCCGGCGTCAGCGTGCCGCTCCAGCCGGTCAAGCATCAGTACGTGATCACCGAGAAGATCGCCGGCATCGAGCCGGGCATGGCAACCATCCGCGATCCGGATCTGCGGACCTACTTCAAGGAGGAAGTCGGCGGCCTCGTCTTCGGCGGCTACGAGCCCGACCCGGTGGCGTGGGTCACCGGCGATGCGCCCGACGACTTCGAGTTCCAGTTGTTGGAAGACGACTGGGGCCATTTCGAGCAGCACATGAGCGCTGCGCTGCAGCGCATCCCGGCGCTGGAGACCGCCGGCATCAAGCAGATGATCAACGGGCCGGAGTCGTTCACGCCGGACGGCAACTTCATCCTCGGCGAGGCGCCCGAGGTGCGCAACTTCTTCGTCGGCGCCGGCTTCAACGCCTTCGGCATCGCGTCCGGCGGCGGGGCAGGGTGGGTGCTCGCCGATTGGGTGGCGCGCGGCGAGCAGCCGATGGACCTCTGGGTCGTCGACATCCGCCGCTTCTCCGAGCTGCACAAGGACAAGGCGTGGACCCGCGAGCGCACGCTGGAGGCCTACGGCAAGCACTACACGGTCGCGTACCCGCTGGAGGAATACGAGAGCGGCCGCCCGCGCATCGTCTCGCCGCTCTACGAGCGGCTGAAGACTCGCCGCGCGGTGTTCGGCTCGAAGCTCGGCTGGGAGCGCGCCAACTGGTTCGCGCCCGAGAGCGTTGAGCCGCGCGACGTTTACACCTTCGGCCGCGGCAACTGGTTCGATCACGTCGGCCGCGAGCACGAGGCGTGCCGCGAACGCGTCGCGATCTTCGACCAGTCGTCATTCGCGAAATTCGAGATGCGGGGCAGGGACGCGGCGAAGGCTCTGTCGTGGATCGCCGCCAACGACGTCGCCAAGGCGCCTGGCCGGCTGACATATACGCAGTTGCTCAACTCCCGCGGCGGCATCGAGTGCGACCTCACAGTCGCCCGCCTGGCGGAGGATCACTTCTATATCGTCACCGGCACCGGCTTCCGCACGCATGACTTCGCCTGGATCAGGCAGAACACGCCGCTGGGATTGGACGCGACGCTCACCGACGTCACCGAGCAGTACGGCACGCTGTCGCTGTTCGGTCCGCGCGCCCGCGATGTGCTGGCCGCCGTCACTGATGCCGACATATCGAACGCCGCGTTCCCCTTCGGCGCGGTGCGCGAGCTGACGCTCGCCGGCCGCAAGGTCCGTGCCCTCCGCGTCACCTACGTCGGCGAGCTCGGCTGGGAGCTACACATGCCGATCGCCGACACCGGCGTCGTCTTCGACGCCCTGATCGCCGCCGGCGCGCCGCACGGCATCGCGCCCGCCGGCTACCGCGCCATCGAGTCGCTGCGGCTGGAGAAGGGCTACCGCGCCTGGGGGCAGGACATCACGCCGAACGACACTCCGCTGCAGGCCGGCCTCGGCTGGGCGGTGAAGCTGAAATCCGCGCAGCCATTTCTCGGCCGCGAGGCGGTGGAGAAATCAGCGACCGCGCCGCTGGTGAAGCGGCTGATGACCTTCACGGTCGCTGATCCCAAAATCGCGCTGGTCGGCCGCGAGACCATCTTCCGCAACGGCGAGCGCGTGGGCTACCTGACCTCCGGCGGCTGGGGCTACACGGTCGGCGCGAACATCGGCATGGGCTACGTGCGCAATCCCGCCGGCGTCTCGGACGAATATCTGAATTCCGGCACCTACGAACTGGAAGTTGCGACCGTTCGTGTGCCCGCCGCGTTGCATGTGGGTCCGCTCTACGATCCGGCGGGCTCGCGCATCAAGGCGTGA
- a CDS encoding peptide chain release factor 3, with protein sequence MSAPTPSSLRRTFAIISHPDAGKTTLTEKLLLFGGAIQLAGEVRAKKSGAQTRSDWMAMERERGISIVTSVMTFEHDGLIFNLLDTPGHEDFSEDTYRTLSAVDSAVMVIDAAKGIEARTLKLFEVCRLRDIPIITFINKLDRDGRHPFELLEEIEKRLALDTAPLSWPLGSGRSFAGVFDLEKNVVRRLDDLGAEPASAGNLDAAAFAKFLPEAEAETVAEEIALAKAACRPYDETSFREGHLTPVLFGSALRNFGVRDLIDRLAAIAPSPLPRVAEERTVTPDEPAMTGLVFKIQANMDPNHRDRIAFVRVCSGKLTRGMKAKLMRTGKPMSLNAPQFFFARERTVADEAWAGDIVGIPNHGTLRIGDTLTEGETLNFRGVPSFAPEILRRVRVADAMRAKKLREALRQMAEEGVVQVFMPLDGSPQIVGVVGALQLDVLKARLAQEYDLEIEFEQPRFTVGRWIAADDPADRDAFIAAHRGDMAEDLDGAPVFMAPSAFLLNYEIQRAPKLTFSDVKDYQRHTAAA encoded by the coding sequence ATGTCCGCTCCGACCCCATCCTCCCTCCGCCGCACGTTTGCGATCATTTCGCATCCCGACGCCGGCAAAACGACGCTGACCGAGAAGCTCCTGCTTTTCGGCGGCGCGATCCAGTTGGCGGGCGAGGTGCGAGCCAAGAAGAGCGGCGCCCAGACGCGTTCCGACTGGATGGCGATGGAGCGCGAGCGCGGCATTTCGATCGTCACATCCGTCATGACCTTCGAGCACGACGGCCTGATCTTCAATCTGCTCGACACGCCCGGCCACGAAGACTTCAGCGAGGACACCTACCGGACGCTGTCCGCGGTCGATTCCGCCGTCATGGTCATCGACGCCGCCAAGGGCATCGAGGCGCGCACGCTGAAGCTGTTCGAGGTCTGCAGGCTCCGCGACATCCCGATCATCACCTTCATCAACAAGCTCGACCGCGACGGCCGCCATCCCTTCGAACTGCTCGAGGAGATCGAGAAGCGCCTGGCGCTCGACACCGCGCCGCTGTCGTGGCCGCTGGGTTCCGGCCGCAGCTTCGCCGGCGTTTTCGACCTGGAGAAGAACGTCGTCCGCCGCCTTGACGATCTCGGCGCCGAGCCCGCGTCTGCGGGGAACCTCGATGCGGCCGCCTTCGCGAAATTCCTGCCCGAGGCGGAGGCCGAGACCGTCGCCGAGGAGATCGCGCTCGCCAAGGCTGCCTGCCGCCCCTACGACGAGACCTCGTTCCGCGAGGGCCACCTGACGCCGGTGCTGTTCGGCTCGGCGCTCCGCAACTTCGGCGTCCGCGACCTGATCGACCGCCTCGCGGCGATCGCGCCGTCGCCGCTGCCGCGCGTCGCCGAAGAGCGCACCGTGACGCCGGACGAACCGGCAATGACCGGCCTCGTCTTCAAGATCCAGGCGAACATGGATCCCAACCACCGCGACCGCATCGCCTTCGTCCGCGTCTGCTCCGGCAAGCTGACACGTGGCATGAAGGCGAAGCTGATGCGCACCGGCAAGCCGATGAGCCTCAACGCGCCGCAATTCTTCTTCGCTCGCGAGCGCACCGTTGCCGACGAAGCCTGGGCCGGCGACATCGTTGGCATCCCCAACCATGGCACGCTCCGCATCGGCGACACGCTGACCGAGGGCGAGACGCTCAACTTCCGCGGCGTGCCGAGCTTCGCGCCGGAAATTTTGCGCCGCGTCCGCGTCGCCGACGCCATGCGCGCCAAGAAACTGCGCGAGGCGCTCCGCCAGATGGCGGAGGAGGGCGTCGTGCAGGTGTTCATGCCGCTCGACGGCTCGCCGCAGATCGTCGGCGTCGTCGGCGCCCTGCAGCTCGACGTGCTGAAGGCGCGTTTGGCGCAGGAATACGACCTCGAGATCGAATTCGAGCAGCCGCGCTTCACCGTCGGCCGCTGGATCGCCGCCGACGATCCCGCCGACCGCGACGCCTTCATCGCGGCCCACCGCGGCGACATGGCCGAGGACCTCGACGGCGCGCCGGTGTTCATGGCGCCGTCGGCGTTTCTCTTGAACTACGAGATCCAGCGCGCGCCCAAGCTGACGTTCTCCGACGTCAAGGACTACCAGCGCCACACTGCGGCGGCGTGA
- a CDS encoding mannose-1-phosphate guanylyltransferase/mannose-6-phosphate isomerase: MIVPVIMSGGAGTRLWPASRLDAPKPFLPLVDGQSTFALTLTRIADRGRYAEPLIVTSADHRYLVETALEKAGVSAALLLEPMARDTAAAVGAAAAFAVSKDKNAVILVLAADHLIDDGDAFASVVDAALPAAEAGRIVVFGVKPRGASTAFGYIKPGAATGQGTAKAVEQFVEKPDAKRAAELVKDGYLWNSGIFLMRASVALSELDAYAAEIGAAARKAVAAGQVDGNVTTIDKAAFEAAPKKSIDYAVMEKTKLAVVVPADFDWNDLGTWSSVWDESQKDEDGNVAVGNVTFVDAKDNYVSSETDTVGVVGVGDLVVVAADGSILVTTRSRAAEVKELVAAVQAKPEANFGDFVRHFRPWGNYQSLDQGPRHQVKRIVVTSGARLSLQKHFHRAEHWTVVSGIADITIGPDMDNLKTIRVNPNESVHIPLGHIHRMANPGREPMTLIEVQIGDYLGEDDIVRLQDDYGRKDA; the protein is encoded by the coding sequence GTGATCGTTCCTGTCATCATGTCCGGCGGCGCCGGAACGCGCCTGTGGCCTGCCTCCCGGCTCGACGCGCCGAAGCCTTTCCTGCCGCTCGTCGACGGTCAATCGACGTTTGCGCTGACGCTCACCCGCATCGCCGACCGCGGCCGCTACGCCGAGCCGCTGATCGTCACCAGCGCCGACCATCGTTATTTGGTCGAGACTGCGTTGGAGAAGGCCGGTGTGAGCGCCGCCCTGCTGCTTGAGCCGATGGCGCGCGACACCGCCGCCGCGGTCGGCGCGGCGGCCGCCTTTGCCGTGTCTAAGGACAAGAACGCCGTGATACTCGTGCTCGCGGCCGATCATCTCATCGACGATGGCGACGCCTTCGCGAGCGTCGTCGACGCCGCGCTGCCCGCCGCCGAAGCCGGCCGCATCGTCGTCTTCGGGGTGAAGCCGCGCGGCGCCTCGACCGCCTTCGGCTACATCAAGCCGGGCGCCGCGACCGGCCAAGGCACCGCCAAGGCGGTCGAGCAGTTCGTCGAGAAGCCCGACGCCAAGCGCGCCGCCGAACTGGTCAAGGACGGCTACCTCTGGAACTCCGGCATCTTCCTCATGCGCGCCTCGGTCGCGCTGTCGGAGCTCGACGCCTACGCCGCCGAGATAGGCGCCGCCGCGCGGAAGGCAGTCGCCGCCGGCCAGGTCGACGGCAACGTCACGACGATCGACAAGGCCGCCTTCGAGGCCGCGCCGAAAAAATCCATCGACTACGCCGTCATGGAGAAGACGAAGCTCGCCGTGGTCGTGCCTGCCGACTTCGACTGGAACGATCTCGGCACCTGGTCGTCGGTCTGGGACGAGAGCCAGAAGGACGAGGACGGCAACGTCGCGGTCGGCAACGTCACGTTCGTCGATGCCAAGGACAACTACGTCTCGAGCGAGACCGACACCGTCGGCGTCGTCGGCGTCGGCGATCTGGTGGTCGTCGCGGCCGACGGCTCGATCCTGGTGACGACGCGCTCGCGCGCCGCCGAGGTCAAGGAACTGGTCGCCGCCGTGCAGGCCAAGCCCGAGGCGAACTTCGGCGACTTCGTCCGCCACTTCCGGCCATGGGGCAACTACCAGTCCCTCGATCAGGGTCCGCGCCATCAGGTGAAACGCATCGTAGTGACATCCGGCGCCCGCCTGTCGCTGCAGAAGCATTTCCACCGCGCCGAGCACTGGACCGTGGTCTCGGGCATCGCCGACATCACCATCGGCCCCGACATGGATAACCTGAAGACGATCCGCGTGAACCCGAACGAGTCGGTGCACATCCCGCTCGGCCACATCCACCGCATGGCCAACCCGGGCAGGGAGCCGATGACGCTGATCGAGGTGCAGATCGGCGACTATCTCGGCGAGGACGACATCGTCCGCCTGCAGGACGACTACGGCCGCAAAGACGCCTAG
- a CDS encoding glycosyltransferase, whose protein sequence is MPADQPTKRRSGPKKVSFIGTYVPRRCGIATFSNDLLTALSKEAASTEWWSVALNDGAENYDYPPEVHFEIAQKSLADYRKAVDFLNMNQVEAVSLQHEFGIYGGSAGSYILRPLENLRMPVVTTLHTVLKEPNSEQKDIIRAIGEFSDRVVVMSEMAEQVLTSVYGIPKERVAVIPHGVPDMPFLDTSYNKDQFDLVGKKVILTFGLLSEGKGLEYVIEALPDIVKVHPEAIFAILGATHPEVKRREGEAYRQMLQRKALDLGVGDNVVFYNQFIDTPTLLAFLSAADVVVTPYLGREQIVSGVLSYALGAGKAIVSTPYWYAEEMLADNHGVLVPFKDAKATGAAITELLSNDIERNAMRKRAYLRARPMIWSEVAQQYLRLFRDVRRERGVRPRVYRMKTLESTALDLPYPRLDHLRVLTDDTGILQHARFDIPDRDHGYCTDDNARALIVTLQTQHVLADRDDDRGVLAHRYLSFLQQAYNEQNGRFRNFMGYDRRWKEEEGSEDSHGRALWALGQTVLDSPSQSMAAAAMALFERALPRAIELESPRAVAYSLLGVEAYLRRFSGATEVRRAHLVLAERILEAFTLNAKADWPWPEETLTYANGLLPHALIGAGNRLGRQEMIDTGLRTLQWLSELQTDPKGHFVPIGNRGWFSRDGVQARFDQQPIEVQHMTDAALEAFRATGDHQWLDVARRAFEWFLGRNDLGQPVCDHATGGCRDGLQPEGLNHNQGAESTLAWLHSLLAMHIATGTASVAVRDITTARRASPVPSNSAPVPERAVGAPHIRG, encoded by the coding sequence ATGCCTGCAGATCAGCCGACCAAACGTCGTAGCGGACCGAAGAAGGTGTCTTTTATCGGGACGTACGTTCCTCGTCGCTGTGGCATTGCCACGTTTTCCAACGATCTGCTGACCGCGCTGTCGAAGGAAGCAGCATCGACCGAATGGTGGTCGGTCGCGCTCAACGACGGTGCGGAAAATTATGATTACCCGCCCGAGGTGCATTTCGAGATCGCGCAGAAGAGTCTCGCCGACTACCGCAAGGCCGTCGATTTCCTGAACATGAATCAGGTCGAGGCCGTCAGCCTGCAGCACGAGTTCGGCATCTACGGCGGCTCGGCCGGCAGCTACATCCTCCGACCGCTCGAAAATCTCCGCATGCCGGTGGTGACGACGCTGCATACCGTGCTCAAAGAACCGAACTCCGAGCAGAAGGACATCATCCGGGCGATCGGCGAATTCTCCGACCGCGTCGTCGTGATGAGCGAGATGGCCGAGCAGGTGCTCACCTCGGTCTACGGCATCCCCAAGGAGCGCGTCGCGGTGATCCCGCACGGCGTGCCCGACATGCCGTTCCTCGACACGTCCTACAACAAGGACCAGTTCGATCTGGTCGGCAAGAAGGTGATCCTCACCTTCGGCCTTCTCTCGGAAGGCAAGGGCCTCGAATACGTCATCGAGGCGCTGCCCGACATCGTCAAGGTTCACCCTGAGGCGATCTTCGCGATCCTCGGCGCCACCCACCCCGAGGTGAAACGGCGCGAGGGCGAAGCGTATCGCCAGATGCTCCAGCGCAAGGCGCTCGACCTCGGCGTGGGCGACAACGTCGTCTTCTACAATCAGTTTATCGACACGCCGACACTGCTGGCCTTCCTGTCGGCGGCCGACGTCGTCGTCACGCCCTATCTCGGCCGCGAGCAGATCGTCTCCGGCGTGCTGTCGTATGCGCTGGGCGCCGGCAAGGCCATCGTGTCGACGCCGTACTGGTACGCCGAGGAGATGCTCGCCGATAACCACGGCGTCCTTGTTCCCTTCAAGGACGCGAAGGCGACCGGCGCGGCGATCACCGAGCTTCTGTCCAACGACATCGAGCGCAACGCCATGCGCAAGCGCGCCTATCTCCGCGCCCGCCCGATGATATGGAGCGAAGTCGCACAGCAATACCTGCGCCTGTTCCGCGACGTGCGCCGCGAGCGCGGCGTGCGGCCGCGCGTCTACCGGATGAAGACGCTGGAATCGACGGCGCTCGACCTGCCGTATCCGCGGCTCGACCATCTGCGCGTGCTGACCGACGACACCGGCATCCTGCAACACGCACGCTTCGACATTCCCGACCGCGACCACGGCTACTGCACCGACGACAATGCGCGTGCGCTGATCGTCACGCTGCAGACGCAGCATGTGCTTGCCGATAGGGACGACGATCGCGGCGTGCTCGCGCACCGCTACCTGTCGTTCCTGCAGCAGGCCTACAACGAGCAGAACGGCCGCTTCCGGAATTTCATGGGCTACGACCGCCGCTGGAAGGAGGAGGAAGGCAGCGAGGATTCGCATGGCCGCGCCCTCTGGGCGCTGGGCCAGACCGTGCTCGATTCTCCGTCACAAAGCATGGCGGCGGCCGCCATGGCGCTGTTCGAACGCGCGCTGCCCCGGGCCATCGAGCTCGAGTCGCCGCGCGCCGTCGCTTACTCGCTGCTGGGCGTCGAGGCGTACCTCCGGCGCTTCAGCGGAGCGACCGAAGTCCGCCGGGCTCATCTCGTTCTGGCGGAGCGGATACTGGAGGCGTTCACGCTCAACGCGAAAGCCGACTGGCCGTGGCCGGAGGAGACGCTTACCTACGCCAACGGCCTTCTGCCGCATGCCTTGATCGGCGCCGGCAATCGCCTCGGCCGGCAGGAAATGATCGACACCGGCCTGCGTACGCTGCAGTGGCTGAGCGAGCTGCAGACCGATCCCAAGGGGCATTTCGTCCCGATCGGCAATCGCGGCTGGTTCAGCCGCGACGGTGTGCAGGCGCGTTTCGACCAGCAGCCGATCGAGGTCCAGCACATGACGGACGCCGCGCTGGAAGCTTTCCGCGCCACCGGCGACCACCAGTGGCTGGATGTCGCCCGCCGCGCCTTCGAATGGTTCCTCGGCCGCAACGATCTCGGCCAGCCGGTCTGCGACCACGCCACCGGCGGCTGCCGCGACGGCCTGCAGCCCGAGGGGCTGAACCACAACCAGGGCGCGGAATCGACGCTCGCCTGGCTGCACTCGCTGCTCGCGATGCACATCGCCACCGGCACAGCGTCCGTCGCCGTACGCGACATCACCACGGCGCGTCGCGCGTCGCCCGTGCCTTCGAACAGCGCGCCCGTTCCCGAGCGCGCCGTCGGCGCCCCCCACATTCGAGGTTGA